A genomic segment from Polyangium mundeleinium encodes:
- a CDS encoding SDR family NAD(P)-dependent oxidoreductase yields the protein MDMEDLRSWLMQRVAAKRGASPDSIDVHAPFSRHGLDSMDMTRIVADLGRKLGRPLAPTLAWEYPTLESLLGYLAGDRGKEPVAPRLAARSGMAAKEPMAIVGMACRFPRAPDLASFFGMLCSGVDAISEVPRDRWDVDALYDKDVSAPGKMSTKWAGFLDQVDQFDPQFFGISPREAMMMDPQQRLVLELAWEALESAGIPPRSLEESRTGVFMGAMWHDYADIPDDRRAAMTQHSATGQDLSIIPARVSYTLGLRGPSIAFNTACSSSLVAVHHARRSLELGECDLALAGGVNLLLSPESTVAMSKFGAMAPDGRSKAFDARANGYVRGEGGGVVVMKPLSRAIADGDSIHCILLGSAMNNDGASNGLTAPSPKAQELVLRDAYADAGIDARDVHFVETHGTGTMLGDPIEAGAIGAVLGAGRSPDRPLRLGAVKTNIGHLEAAAGIAGLVKTALSLRNGVVPPNLHFQSPNPHIDLEALRLAVPTTVEPWPEHGGRRLAGVSGFGFGGTNCHVVLEGGMTTAQKLGRVRPRGAPVFVFGGQGSQWLRMGMDLLVEPAFRAAIERCDVAMRPHMEGSLLDVLLSQDAGWLEETPKVQPAIFAVQVALASLVRSLGVEPCAVVGQSMGEVAAAHVAGCLDLDDAARVICVRSKLVTRASGKGAMAVVELPMVAAKRALEGRGDSVSIAVSSSPSATVLSGDEAALEALVTELEREGVTCRRIKVDYASHSREMDSLLPSLAEALEGLSPRSGAIPFYSTVTGDRIDGAALDAAYWCRNLREPVLFAETTSLLLRHGHEAFLDLDPHPLLVRPIEQCFAELGLSGLTLPIMRRDERSHAVLSESLAALGPREPEELRDRARSQILPLSAHTASALRDHARRMGEHIRKTPEIELSDIAFTASVRRSHLTHRLAIVGNSREQIAETLEAFGRGEEPTAIAHGTSPLSAPKVVFVFPGQGSQWVGMGRQLLAEEPVFRETIEACDAALRPECGLSVVDELRAEEARSRLAEGSVVQPVLFAIEVALAALWRSWGVVPDAVVGHSMGEVAAAYVAGALSLEDAAAVIGRRSRLMGTMSGKGAVALVELALPDAERALVGYETRLSVAGSNGPRSTVIAGEPGALAEVLARFEEKEVFFRRVKMDVASHSPQMEPLRGELVAALAGLSPRKSSIAMRSTVTGAPISGDELNADYWAENLRKPVLFSQATRELIREGYTVFLEMSPHPILVPSVEENLRESGTKGVALASLYRQADERQSLLQSLGRLFVHGRAIDWRRTHPEGGRVVELPTYPWQRERFWIESDRAPATHTRRRTGNGKGRFEHPLLGSRLLVSSAQNDEHWWEQTLGVQITPYLRDHRVQAAVVFPGAGYLEMALAAGREKLGAAKLVLEDVTFEQMLVLGDDDSERIAQVVLTDTGAGRCSFRIASREPEDSHFTRHVRGVMRIDSGSPDSARQVEKPESLGQRLSSRLSAAEHYEQMSARRLEYGPAFQALVELRTEEGQALGRVELPDIVDDHGYILHPSLLDACLQSAMSFLATTADVVTYVPVGIARLTVHARPSRKAWVVVTKVAGHCDLWIVDENGRALVEIEGLRAQPLEAASSSTKDPLEGCVHEIAWRHVEPQPPARLPEGGAWLLLMDRSGVGASLEAELGAAGRSCVRVFPGSSYARIEPDLYTFDPANADDYRRLLRDAFGAERVCLGAVHLASLDAASPDATTLETLSAGLARGSVSAMYLAQALLRNGFRSPPRLFLVTRGAQAVRAGEPVSVGQAPLIGLARTLVLEHPELPCTSIDLATTASERDGELLRRELMAKGGGDQVAWRDEERYVAELVRGTFEPGEHASLGARKVSAQNKPFQLRIQSPGVLERLSLHEARALVPGPGEVLVEVEAAGLNFRDVLLAMGVLPDDAAGADGQGPRLGLECAGRVVAVGEGVTRWSVGQEVLGFGARTFSSHVLARSEHIVAKSTRFSWAEAATLPAVFTTAHYALVRIGRLRRGERVLIHAGAGGVGLAAIQLAKHVGAEVFATAGSEEKRAYLRSIGVAHVFDSRSLAFVDEIKQITRGEGVDVVLNSLSGEFIPASLSLLRDYGRFVEIGKRDYYEDKPLGLRPFLRSLSFSLVDLLALLAQQPEEIGALLQELMEMFEAHALAPLPVRTFPASRAAEAFQYMAQAKHIGKLAIAMKDPEARIVPSSAEPVSIRGDRTYLVTGGLGGLGLSLARWLVDRGARHVALVGRRNPGREAQEAIAAMETTGAKILVASADVSRSEEAERVFGLLDAQMPKLAGIVHAAAILEDRTLLEQTEQSFRNVFAPKALGAWNLHALSEGRDLDFFILYSSVAALLGSPGQSNYTASNAMLDALSHERQRRGLCGMSIQWGPFSEVGLAATDDSRGKRLESRGMASLTPREGLLALERLLAHPRANVSVVRFDARRWVEFYPDAARSSYLGALLAAGPRDESARSNRSHDLRAAIAGANHDEGLALLEGFLAREMGHVLRIDSSKIERNASFHHLGLDSLMKLELRNRIRMGLDFEPSIVALSRYDDVGSLAAYLLQQVSLARLLEGAQAKASNADAEEELETITF from the coding sequence ATGGACATGGAGGACCTCCGCAGCTGGTTGATGCAACGGGTGGCGGCCAAACGGGGGGCATCGCCCGACTCGATCGACGTGCACGCGCCGTTCAGCCGCCATGGACTGGACTCGATGGATATGACCCGGATCGTGGCGGACCTCGGGCGGAAGCTCGGGCGCCCTCTCGCTCCAACACTCGCCTGGGAGTATCCGACGCTCGAGTCCCTCCTCGGTTATCTGGCCGGCGATCGGGGAAAGGAGCCCGTCGCGCCGCGGCTCGCTGCGCGTAGCGGGATGGCGGCGAAGGAGCCGATGGCGATCGTCGGGATGGCCTGCCGGTTCCCCCGCGCTCCGGATCTCGCCTCGTTTTTCGGGATGCTTTGCTCGGGCGTGGACGCGATCTCCGAAGTGCCCAGGGATCGATGGGACGTCGACGCGCTGTACGACAAAGACGTCAGCGCGCCCGGGAAGATGTCGACGAAATGGGCTGGATTCCTGGACCAGGTCGATCAGTTCGATCCCCAGTTCTTCGGCATCTCTCCGCGTGAAGCGATGATGATGGACCCGCAGCAACGGCTCGTGCTGGAGCTCGCATGGGAGGCGCTCGAGAGCGCCGGGATCCCGCCTCGCTCGCTCGAGGAGAGCCGGACGGGCGTCTTCATGGGCGCGATGTGGCACGACTACGCCGACATACCGGACGACAGGCGTGCTGCCATGACCCAGCATTCGGCGACGGGACAGGACCTCAGCATCATCCCTGCCCGCGTGTCGTACACGCTCGGTCTTCGTGGGCCCAGCATTGCCTTCAATACGGCCTGCTCCTCGTCGCTCGTCGCCGTCCATCATGCACGCCGCAGCCTGGAACTCGGCGAATGCGACCTCGCGCTCGCGGGTGGCGTGAACCTCTTGCTCTCCCCGGAGAGCACGGTCGCCATGTCGAAGTTCGGCGCTATGGCGCCCGACGGTAGATCGAAGGCGTTCGATGCCCGGGCGAACGGTTACGTTCGGGGCGAGGGCGGCGGCGTCGTCGTGATGAAGCCCCTCTCGCGCGCCATTGCCGATGGCGACAGCATCCATTGCATACTGCTCGGCAGCGCAATGAACAACGACGGCGCGAGCAATGGTTTGACGGCGCCGAGCCCGAAGGCGCAGGAACTCGTCCTTCGCGACGCGTATGCGGACGCGGGGATCGACGCGCGCGACGTTCACTTCGTCGAGACGCACGGGACGGGCACCATGCTCGGCGATCCCATCGAGGCGGGCGCGATCGGAGCCGTGCTCGGGGCGGGGCGCTCCCCGGACAGACCGCTCCGGCTCGGCGCGGTGAAGACGAACATCGGTCACCTCGAGGCGGCCGCCGGAATCGCCGGTCTCGTCAAGACGGCGCTCTCGCTGCGAAACGGCGTGGTCCCCCCGAACCTCCATTTTCAATCGCCGAACCCGCATATCGATCTCGAAGCTCTTCGCCTCGCGGTACCGACCACCGTCGAGCCGTGGCCCGAGCACGGGGGCCGGCGGCTGGCCGGCGTGAGTGGGTTCGGGTTCGGCGGAACGAATTGCCATGTCGTCCTCGAAGGCGGCATGACGACCGCGCAGAAGCTCGGCCGCGTTCGTCCCAGGGGCGCGCCAGTGTTCGTCTTCGGCGGGCAGGGCTCACAATGGCTGCGGATGGGGATGGACCTCCTCGTCGAGCCTGCATTTCGAGCCGCGATCGAGCGCTGCGACGTGGCGATGCGTCCTCATATGGAGGGCTCCCTCCTCGATGTGCTCCTCTCGCAAGACGCAGGGTGGCTCGAGGAGACGCCGAAGGTGCAACCGGCCATTTTCGCGGTGCAGGTCGCCCTCGCGTCGCTCGTGCGGTCGCTCGGCGTCGAGCCCTGCGCGGTGGTAGGACAGAGCATGGGCGAGGTCGCCGCCGCGCACGTGGCCGGTTGCCTCGACCTCGACGACGCCGCGCGCGTCATCTGTGTACGGAGCAAGCTCGTCACGCGGGCGTCGGGCAAGGGGGCGATGGCCGTCGTCGAGCTCCCGATGGTTGCCGCGAAGCGGGCGCTCGAGGGCCGCGGCGACAGCGTGTCCATTGCCGTGAGCAGCAGCCCGAGCGCGACCGTACTGTCGGGGGACGAAGCGGCGCTCGAGGCATTGGTCACGGAGCTCGAGCGGGAGGGCGTCACCTGCCGGCGAATCAAGGTCGACTACGCATCCCACAGCCGCGAGATGGATTCGCTCCTGCCTTCTCTCGCCGAGGCGCTCGAGGGGTTGTCGCCGCGCTCCGGTGCGATTCCGTTCTACTCCACGGTGACGGGGGATCGCATCGACGGCGCGGCGCTCGACGCGGCTTACTGGTGCAGGAACCTCCGCGAGCCCGTGCTGTTCGCGGAGACGACGTCGCTCCTCCTCCGGCATGGACACGAGGCCTTCCTCGACCTCGACCCGCATCCCTTGCTCGTCCGCCCGATCGAGCAATGTTTCGCGGAATTGGGTCTGTCCGGGCTTACCCTGCCGATCATGCGTCGGGACGAGCGTAGCCATGCCGTGCTCTCCGAATCGCTTGCCGCGTTGGGTCCGCGCGAACCCGAGGAGCTGCGCGACCGCGCCAGGTCCCAAATCTTGCCGCTGTCGGCGCATACCGCGTCGGCGCTCCGCGATCATGCGAGGAGGATGGGAGAGCACATCCGCAAGACGCCCGAAATCGAGCTCTCGGACATCGCATTCACGGCGAGCGTCCGGCGGAGCCACCTCACACATCGCCTCGCCATCGTGGGCAATTCGAGGGAGCAGATCGCGGAGACGCTCGAGGCCTTCGGGCGCGGGGAGGAGCCGACGGCCATCGCGCACGGTACCTCGCCGCTGTCGGCGCCGAAGGTGGTCTTCGTGTTCCCCGGTCAAGGCTCGCAGTGGGTGGGGATGGGCAGGCAGCTCCTCGCGGAGGAGCCGGTGTTTCGGGAGACGATCGAGGCCTGTGACGCCGCGCTCCGGCCCGAGTGCGGCCTTTCGGTCGTGGACGAGCTCCGCGCCGAAGAGGCGAGATCGCGGCTCGCCGAGGGCAGCGTGGTGCAACCAGTGCTGTTCGCCATCGAAGTGGCGCTCGCGGCGCTCTGGAGGTCCTGGGGCGTCGTGCCGGACGCCGTGGTGGGCCATAGCATGGGCGAAGTCGCGGCCGCCTACGTGGCCGGCGCGCTCTCGCTCGAGGATGCTGCGGCGGTCATCGGTCGTCGAAGTCGACTGATGGGCACCATGAGCGGGAAAGGCGCGGTGGCGCTGGTGGAGCTCGCGTTGCCGGACGCGGAGCGGGCGCTCGTCGGATACGAGACGCGCCTGAGCGTGGCTGGGAGCAATGGCCCGCGCTCGACGGTGATCGCCGGCGAGCCCGGAGCGCTCGCGGAGGTCCTCGCGAGGTTCGAGGAGAAAGAGGTATTTTTCCGACGCGTGAAGATGGACGTCGCGTCCCATAGTCCGCAGATGGAGCCGCTGCGAGGCGAGCTCGTCGCGGCCCTCGCCGGCCTTTCTCCGAGAAAGTCGAGCATCGCGATGCGCTCGACCGTGACCGGCGCACCGATCTCGGGCGACGAGCTGAATGCCGACTACTGGGCCGAGAACCTGCGGAAGCCCGTGCTCTTTTCCCAGGCCACACGAGAGCTCATTCGGGAGGGGTACACGGTCTTCCTGGAAATGAGCCCTCACCCGATCCTGGTTCCATCGGTGGAGGAGAACCTCCGCGAGAGCGGAACGAAAGGTGTGGCGCTGGCTTCGCTGTACAGGCAAGCCGACGAGCGGCAGAGCCTGCTTCAATCCCTGGGGAGGCTCTTCGTGCATGGCCGCGCCATCGATTGGAGGCGAACCCATCCGGAGGGCGGGCGCGTGGTGGAGCTGCCGACCTATCCGTGGCAACGCGAGCGATTCTGGATCGAGTCCGATCGGGCGCCCGCCACGCACACGCGGAGGCGCACGGGCAACGGGAAGGGCCGCTTCGAGCACCCGCTCCTCGGGTCGCGGCTTCTCGTGTCATCGGCGCAGAACGACGAGCATTGGTGGGAACAGACTCTCGGCGTTCAGATCACGCCGTATCTCCGTGATCATCGGGTGCAAGCGGCCGTCGTTTTCCCCGGGGCAGGGTACCTCGAGATGGCGCTCGCCGCGGGTCGGGAGAAGCTCGGCGCAGCCAAGCTGGTTCTGGAAGACGTGACGTTCGAACAGATGCTCGTGCTCGGGGACGACGACAGCGAACGAATCGCGCAGGTGGTGTTGACCGACACGGGCGCGGGGCGATGCTCGTTCCGGATTGCGAGCCGCGAGCCGGAGGATTCCCATTTCACGCGCCACGTACGAGGCGTGATGCGCATCGACAGCGGGAGCCCGGACTCCGCGCGACAGGTGGAGAAGCCGGAGAGCCTCGGACAGCGGCTCTCGAGCCGTCTTTCTGCAGCGGAGCATTATGAGCAGATGTCCGCGCGACGGCTCGAGTATGGTCCGGCGTTCCAAGCGCTCGTCGAGCTGCGGACGGAGGAGGGCCAGGCGCTCGGTCGTGTCGAGCTGCCCGACATCGTGGATGACCACGGGTACATTCTGCATCCGTCCTTGCTCGATGCTTGCTTGCAGAGCGCGATGAGCTTCCTCGCGACGACCGCGGATGTCGTGACGTACGTGCCCGTGGGCATTGCGCGGCTCACCGTTCACGCGCGGCCGTCACGAAAGGCATGGGTCGTCGTGACGAAGGTCGCGGGGCATTGCGATCTTTGGATTGTCGACGAGAACGGCCGCGCCCTGGTCGAGATCGAGGGACTCCGAGCGCAACCCCTCGAAGCGGCCTCGTCGTCGACGAAGGACCCACTCGAGGGATGCGTGCACGAGATCGCCTGGAGGCACGTCGAGCCTCAGCCTCCCGCGCGTTTGCCGGAGGGGGGCGCGTGGCTCCTGCTCATGGATCGAAGCGGCGTGGGAGCCTCGCTCGAAGCGGAGCTCGGCGCTGCCGGACGATCCTGCGTGCGTGTCTTCCCGGGCTCCTCGTATGCACGCATCGAGCCGGATCTCTACACGTTCGATCCGGCGAACGCGGACGACTACCGAAGATTGCTTCGAGATGCGTTCGGCGCCGAGAGAGTTTGTCTCGGCGCCGTTCACCTCGCGAGCCTCGACGCCGCGTCGCCGGACGCGACGACGCTGGAGACGCTCTCGGCGGGTCTCGCGCGCGGGAGCGTGAGCGCGATGTATTTGGCGCAGGCGCTCCTCCGGAATGGTTTTCGGTCGCCGCCGCGGCTCTTCCTGGTCACGCGCGGGGCGCAGGCCGTGCGTGCGGGTGAGCCGGTCTCGGTGGGGCAGGCGCCGCTCATCGGGCTCGCGAGGACCCTCGTCCTGGAGCACCCCGAGCTGCCCTGCACGTCGATCGATCTCGCCACGACAGCGAGCGAACGAGATGGCGAGCTCTTGCGGCGTGAGCTCATGGCCAAGGGGGGCGGGGATCAAGTCGCGTGGCGGGACGAAGAGCGGTACGTCGCGGAGCTCGTTCGGGGAACGTTCGAGCCTGGCGAGCACGCCTCCCTCGGAGCTCGCAAGGTTTCCGCGCAAAACAAACCTTTCCAGCTACGAATTCAATCACCAGGCGTGCTCGAGCGGCTCTCGCTGCACGAGGCCCGCGCGCTCGTTCCTGGTCCCGGGGAGGTGCTCGTCGAAGTGGAGGCGGCCGGCCTGAACTTCCGGGACGTCCTGCTCGCCATGGGCGTGCTGCCGGACGACGCGGCGGGGGCCGATGGGCAGGGACCGCGGCTCGGCCTCGAATGCGCGGGGCGGGTGGTCGCCGTGGGCGAAGGCGTCACGCGCTGGTCCGTCGGCCAGGAGGTTCTCGGGTTCGGCGCGCGCACATTCAGCTCCCACGTGCTCGCGCGGAGCGAGCATATCGTGGCGAAATCGACGCGGTTTTCGTGGGCGGAGGCGGCGACGCTGCCCGCCGTCTTCACGACCGCCCATTATGCGCTCGTCCGCATCGGCCGCCTGCGGCGAGGCGAGCGGGTGTTGATTCACGCAGGCGCGGGCGGGGTGGGGCTCGCGGCGATCCAGCTGGCGAAGCATGTCGGCGCGGAGGTCTTCGCGACTGCGGGGAGCGAGGAGAAACGTGCCTACCTTCGCTCGATCGGCGTGGCGCACGTGTTCGATTCACGCTCGCTCGCTTTCGTCGACGAGATCAAGCAGATCACGCGCGGGGAGGGCGTGGACGTCGTCCTGAACTCCCTCTCGGGGGAGTTCATCCCGGCGAGCCTATCCTTGCTCCGTGATTACGGGCGCTTCGTCGAGATCGGCAAGCGGGACTATTACGAAGACAAACCGCTCGGCCTCCGACCGTTCCTGCGAAGCTTGTCGTTCTCCCTCGTGGACTTGCTCGCGCTGCTGGCGCAGCAGCCAGAGGAGATTGGCGCGCTCCTTCAAGAACTCATGGAGATGTTCGAGGCGCACGCGCTTGCGCCGCTGCCAGTGCGAACGTTCCCGGCCTCGCGCGCCGCCGAGGCATTCCAGTACATGGCGCAAGCGAAGCACATCGGCAAGCTCGCGATCGCAATGAAGGACCCGGAAGCCCGGATCGTGCCGTCGTCCGCGGAGCCCGTCTCGATCCGTGGGGACCGGACGTACTTGGTTACCGGTGGTCTTGGGGGGCTCGGGCTCTCTCTGGCGCGCTGGCTCGTCGATCGAGGGGCAAGGCACGTTGCCCTGGTCGGGCGCCGAAACCCAGGCCGAGAGGCGCAGGAGGCGATCGCCGCCATGGAGACGACAGGCGCGAAGATCCTCGTCGCGTCGGCAGACGTCTCGCGCAGCGAGGAAGCGGAGCGGGTCTTCGGTCTGCTCGACGCGCAGATGCCGAAGCTCGCAGGGATCGTCCACGCCGCCGCGATCCTCGAAGACCGCACGTTGCTCGAGCAAACCGAGCAGAGCTTCCGGAACGTCTTCGCGCCGAAAGCGCTGGGGGCGTGGAATCTGCACGCGCTCTCCGAGGGCCGGGATCTCGATTTCTTCATTCTGTACTCGTCCGTCGCGGCGCTCCTCGGCTCGCCCGGACAATCCAACTATACGGCGTCCAATGCGATGCTCGACGCGCTCTCGCATGAGCGGCAGCGCCGGGGCCTCTGTGGGATGAGCATCCAGTGGGGCCCGTTTTCCGAGGTCGGCCTCGCGGCGACCGACGACAGCCGCGGCAAGCGGCTCGAATCTCGCGGGATGGCCAGCTTGACGCCCCGGGAGGGGCTGCTCGCGCTCGAGCGCCTGCTCGCGCATCCACGCGCGAACGTGAGCGTCGTCCGATTCGACGCGCGGCGATGGGTCGAGTTTTACCCGGATGCAGCCCGATCCTCGTATCTCGGCGCGTTGCTCGCGGCGGGGCCGCGCGACGAGAGCGCGCGCTCGAACAGGTCCCACGATCTGCGCGCGGCGATCGCGGGAGCGAACCACGACGAGGGGCTCGCGCTGCTCGAGGGGTTCCTGGCGCGGGAAATGGGCCATGTGCTCCGCATCGATTCGTCCAAGATCGAGCGGAACGCGTCCTTCCATCACCTCGGGCTCGACTCGTTGATGAAGCTGGAGCTCCGGAATCGCATTCGAATGGGCCTCGATTTCGAGCCCTCGATCGTGGCGCTCAGCCGATACGACGACGTCGGCTCGCTCGCAGCGTACCTGCTCCAGCAGGTCTCTCTCGCGCGCCTGCTCGAGGGCGCGCAGGCGAAGGCTTCGAATGCCGACGCGGAAGAAGAGCTCGAGACCATCACGTTCTGA
- a CDS encoding non-ribosomal peptide synthetase — MSIHQLVHELAQLGIKISASGEQLQVQAPKGTLTPALRERIAQNKSDLLALLREGPLEARGEEQATIEPALEDRFLPFPLTDIQKAYWLGRTGAFAVPTGIHLYREYDCVDLDVERLRHAFRKVVERHDMLRAHTLPDMLQIVEPDLQGDIDVEDLRSFSPVEREARLSELRAAMSHRIYDTEHAPLHHLVAVRLDERVTRLIVSIDAINVDGGSFAIVFKEMVFFYENPDASLPPVELTYRDYVLALESRKLLPAYERSLEFWQKRAADIAPAPALPVARDPSTLEKVRFEHMSAHFDTDSWSRLQRRASAAKVSVSVVCLTAYAEVLGRFGSSGRLTVNVTLFNRLPVHSAIDTIIGDFTSMLLITVDTSTRQTFAERALSVQQNLWEAMEHREVSGIDVQREVARARGEHRGALFPVVFTSLQNQKIEGLHALDKIGKMVYGITQTPQLVLDQQLWQLDGDARVIWDVVSGVFPDGFVQEMFDAYTGLLRRLADEDAAWDAYDFDLLPAAQKARREEVNATSEGPPPEDLLHELFERQVDHAPDKPAILTSSRVLTYAELDRRANRLARELRARGVTPDQLVPIVMEKGWEQVVAVFGVLKAGGAYVPLDVAGSEERLARMLEDSQARIVLTQPKYASRVWGNGIEVLVVDDRALEEDEDARRLPSSQSPRSLAYVLYTSGSTGQPKGAMIEHRSVTNRMIEVKERFGLVPEDRAIALTALHHDLSVFDIFCVLGVVGGAIVLPDADKTRDPGHWAELMQEHGVTLWNSVPAFMQMLVEYAEGNAGLPLSMLASLRWVIFSGDFIPVDLPDRLRSLVPGVTIIGAGGPTETTVWDICYPMGDIDPTWKSIPYGRPMRAATYHILDERLRERPDWVPGEMYIGGVGLARGYWRDEAKTRERFIVHPVTGERLYRSGDLGRWLPDGNIEILGRADFQVKIRGYRVELGEVEAAIEAHPDVADAVVLALGEKAVDKRLCAYVVQRAGERSEGALSEVMRAFLSHRLPEYMIPGAFVELDAMPLTSNGKVDRKALLALQPEAAKPRTGEAAAPQNALEESLVSIAQEVFGIPEIRVDQNFFEAGATSLQIIILAKRVRKVLGREIPPTLLFQSPNIGALAATLAVPEAQAVSQNKALERAEARRRARARR; from the coding sequence ATGAGCATCCATCAACTCGTCCACGAGCTCGCGCAACTCGGCATCAAGATCTCCGCGAGCGGGGAACAACTGCAGGTCCAGGCCCCGAAAGGGACCTTGACGCCGGCGCTGCGCGAGAGAATTGCCCAGAACAAGTCGGATCTTCTGGCATTGCTTCGAGAAGGCCCCCTCGAAGCGCGAGGCGAGGAGCAGGCGACCATCGAGCCCGCGCTGGAGGACCGCTTCCTCCCATTTCCGCTCACCGACATCCAGAAGGCATACTGGCTCGGTCGCACGGGCGCTTTCGCCGTACCCACGGGCATTCACCTGTACCGCGAGTACGACTGCGTCGATCTCGACGTCGAACGCCTCCGTCACGCCTTCCGCAAGGTCGTCGAGCGGCACGACATGCTGCGGGCTCACACCCTGCCCGACATGCTCCAGATCGTCGAGCCGGACCTCCAAGGTGATATCGACGTCGAAGACTTGCGCAGCTTCAGCCCTGTCGAGCGCGAGGCGAGGCTCTCGGAGTTGCGGGCGGCAATGTCCCACCGGATCTACGACACCGAGCACGCCCCCCTTCATCACCTCGTCGCCGTGCGCTTGGACGAGCGCGTGACGCGCCTCATCGTCAGCATCGACGCCATCAACGTCGACGGTGGCAGCTTCGCCATCGTCTTCAAGGAGATGGTGTTTTTCTACGAGAACCCCGACGCGTCGCTCCCCCCGGTCGAGCTCACCTATCGCGATTACGTGCTCGCGCTGGAGTCGCGCAAGCTTCTCCCCGCGTACGAGAGATCTCTCGAGTTCTGGCAGAAGCGCGCCGCGGACATCGCGCCCGCGCCGGCATTGCCTGTCGCCCGAGATCCGTCGACCCTCGAAAAGGTCCGATTCGAGCACATGTCGGCGCACTTCGACACCGATTCATGGTCGCGGCTCCAGCGACGCGCGAGCGCGGCGAAGGTGTCGGTCTCCGTGGTCTGCTTGACGGCATACGCCGAGGTGCTCGGCCGCTTCGGATCGAGCGGGCGGCTCACGGTCAACGTGACGCTCTTCAATCGCCTGCCCGTCCATTCGGCGATCGACACCATCATCGGTGATTTCACGTCAATGCTTCTCATCACCGTCGACACGTCGACGCGACAGACCTTCGCGGAGCGAGCGCTCTCGGTGCAGCAAAACCTCTGGGAGGCGATGGAGCATCGCGAGGTGAGCGGCATCGACGTGCAGCGGGAGGTCGCGCGCGCTCGGGGCGAGCATCGAGGCGCCCTCTTCCCCGTGGTGTTCACGAGCCTGCAGAACCAGAAAATTGAGGGGCTCCACGCGCTCGACAAGATTGGCAAGATGGTCTACGGCATCACGCAGACCCCGCAGCTCGTCCTGGACCAGCAGCTATGGCAGCTCGACGGAGATGCGAGGGTCATCTGGGACGTCGTCTCGGGCGTTTTTCCGGACGGCTTCGTCCAGGAGATGTTCGACGCATACACGGGCCTCCTACGCCGCCTCGCCGATGAGGATGCGGCCTGGGACGCCTACGATTTCGATCTCTTGCCGGCAGCGCAGAAGGCGCGTCGCGAGGAAGTGAATGCGACGAGCGAAGGCCCGCCTCCGGAGGACCTGCTCCACGAGCTCTTCGAGCGGCAGGTGGATCACGCGCCGGACAAACCCGCCATCCTGACATCGAGCCGAGTGCTGACGTACGCGGAGCTCGACCGCCGCGCCAATCGACTCGCGCGGGAGCTGCGCGCCCGCGGCGTCACGCCCGACCAGCTCGTCCCGATCGTCATGGAAAAAGGTTGGGAGCAGGTCGTCGCGGTCTTCGGCGTGCTCAAGGCGGGTGGGGCGTATGTCCCCCTCGACGTGGCGGGTTCGGAGGAGCGTCTCGCGCGCATGCTCGAGGATAGTCAGGCGCGGATCGTCCTGACGCAGCCGAAGTATGCGAGCCGCGTGTGGGGAAATGGGATCGAAGTGCTCGTCGTGGACGATCGGGCGCTCGAAGAAGACGAGGACGCGCGGCGGCTCCCCTCCTCGCAGAGCCCGCGCAGCCTGGCGTATGTCCTCTATACGTCGGGGTCCACTGGGCAGCCCAAGGGGGCCATGATCGAGCACCGCTCCGTGACCAACCGAATGATCGAGGTCAAAGAGCGCTTCGGCCTCGTGCCGGAGGATCGAGCGATCGCATTGACGGCGCTGCATCACGATCTTTCGGTGTTCGACATCTTCTGTGTGCTCGGCGTGGTGGGCGGGGCGATCGTCCTGCCCGACGCGGACAAGACGCGAGACCCCGGGCATTGGGCCGAGCTCATGCAGGAGCACGGGGTCACGCTGTGGAACTCGGTTCCCGCGTTCATGCAAATGCTCGTCGAGTATGCCGAGGGGAATGCAGGTTTGCCCCTCTCCATGCTCGCCTCGCTGCGCTGGGTGATCTTTTCGGGCGATTTCATCCCGGTCGATCTGCCCGACCGGCTCCGCTCGCTGGTCCCCGGCGTCACGATCATCGGCGCCGGCGGTCCGACGGAGACCACGGTCTGGGACATCTGTTATCCGATGGGCGACATCGATCCGACGTGGAAGAGCATTCCGTACGGACGTCCCATGCGCGCCGCCACGTATCATATCCTGGACGAGCGGCTTCGCGAGCGTCCGGACTGGGTGCCGGGCGAAATGTACATCGGCGGCGTGGGGCTCGCGCGCGGCTACTGGCGCGACGAGGCAAAGACGCGCGAACGCTTCATCGTTCACCCCGTGACGGGAGAGCGCCTCTACAGGTCGGGCGATCTCGGCCGGTGGCTCCCCGATGGCAATATCGAGATCCTCGGGCGTGCGGATTTCCAGGTCAAGATTCGCGGCTATCGCGTCGAGCTCGGCGAGGTCGAGGCCGCCATCGAAGCGCATCCGGACGTGGCGGACGCGGTCGTGCTGGCGCTCGGAGAGAAGGCCGTGGACAAGCGTCTCTGCGCGTATGTCGTGCAGCGAGCAGGGGAGCGATCGGAGGGAGCGCTTTCCGAGGTCATGCGAGCCTTCCTTTCGCACCGGTTGCCCGAGTACATGATCCCTGGCGCGTTCGTCGAGCTCGACGCGATGCCGTTGACGTCCAATGGAAAGGTCGATCGCAAGGCGCTCCTCGCGCTGCAACCGGAGGCGGCGAAGCCGCGTACCGGCGAAGCCGCGGCGCCGCAAAATGCGCTCGAGGAGAGCCTCGTGAGCATCGCGCAGGAGGTCTTCGGGATTCCGGAGATCCGTGTGGATCAAAACTTCTTCGAGGCAGGGGCGACCTCCCTTCAGATCATCATCCTGGCCAAGCGCGTTCGGAAGGTCCTTGGCCGCGAGATCCCGCCCACCCTTCTGTTTCAATCGCCGAACATCGGTGCGCTCGCCGCGACCCTGGCCGTACCCGAGGCCCAGGCCGTATCCCAGAACAAGGCCCTCGAGCGCGCAGAGGCGCGTCGCAGGGCCCGCGCGCGCCGCTGA